The DNA sequence CCGAGGCAACGAGGCGTTCAGCCCGCGAGCACTAACAGTCCAAGCCACATTCATACCGCATGGGAACCCGTGTCCGTAAACGGGTCCAGGTGCTAACTGGAATGCACGAACACATTGGTTGTCAAAGCGAATCCGATCCGATCCTGGTGTTAACTACGGTTCGATTCCGTAGATCGGCATTCGGACGGCCACAGCGGTGAGGTTCCACCCGTACCCATCCCGAACACGGAAGTTAAGCTCACCAGCGTACGAGCAAGTACTGGAGTGCGAGAGCCTCTGGGAACACCCGTTCGCCGTCCACCATTCATACTTTAGCCTCCGACGCAGTGCGTCGGGGGCTTTCTTCATTTATACAGAGAGCGGCAGCACTATCGAGAGCGACAGCACGAGCGCGAGTAGTTCCTTAGCGACAGCATCGCAACCGCGACGATACCGCGCCGGCAACGACATTACAACACGACAGCACCGCGCCAGCGACAGCACCGCGACCGCAACACCGACAACACAGCACCGCCCCAACGACAGCAGTAGAACGGGTGACGACCCCATCGCGCCTGCGGCGCGAAGGGGCCGCCGGCTTACCGGTCCCGTCGTCGTTCGAGTTCCGTCTCGAAGTCGTCGACGGAGCGGTTCGCGAGCGACGCTGCGGTCGATAGCGAGATGTCGAAGCGGTCGAACGCGACGAGTGCACCCGCGACGAGCGGTTCGTTCCGGTCGGTCGGATCGGCCGTCGCCAGTCGGTCGCGGCCGTTGGAGCCGTCACCATCGAGGTGGAGACTGAGGAGACAGGAGAGCATCGCCGCACCGGAGAGCGACAGCTCTCGGTCGCCGCGCCTGTGTGTCCGTTCGAGCGCGCCGACGAAGGCGACGTAGTCGCTGTTGCCGGTCGGAGAGAGGAGCGCGCGTTCGAGCGCGGCGTCCTGTATCGCGCGGATAGGCGAGGCTGCCGTTCCGGCCGAGAGGTCCTGAGAGAGCGAGTCGTCGCCAGCGTCCATATCGGCTTCAACGGTGTCGAGCCTGGAAACAGCCACGGTTCAGGCGAACTCGGGGCAGCATCGGTGAGGTTGTGGAGTCGGATTCACTCAGTGTGATCCGGTTCGCGCAGCGAGTGATCGACGACCGTCCCGTCGGGGGTGAGCGTCACCGTCCCGAGTCGGACCGAGTCGCCGGGCTCGGCCGTCGAGGCGATCTCTTGGAGTACCGTCTGTTGGTCGAGCTGTTGCCAGACGACCTGTTCGACGAGTCGTTGGAACTCTTCGGGGTCGGTCCACTGCGAGTCGATATCCGAAGGCACCTGGACGAGAAACTGGAGATCAGTGTCGGTGACGCCGATGCCGACGCCGAAGGTGTCGCCATTCATACCCCACACTTAGCCGGGGATGTTCAAAGGCGCGTCGGGAAGGAATCACTGCCAGGGGTCGCCGACACCGGCGAGCGTGGGTCTCTCACGCACACGTCGCACAGGTAGAATCGCTTTTCACCGTCGCTCGTCCAGGGCGAGTAATGAGTTACAAGATCGGCCTCGTCGGCAAGCCCTCTGTCGGCAAGTCGAGTTTCTTCAACGCGGCGACGATGAACGACGTGCCGGAGGGTGCGTATCCGTTCACGACCATCGACCCCAGCATCGGGGAGGCGTACGTCCGCGTCGAGTGTGCGGCACCGGACTTCGAGGAGTCGTGTACGCCGAGCGTCGGCTACTGCGACCACGGGATGCGGTTCGTCCCGGTAAAGCTCGTCGACGTCGCGGGTCTCATTCCCGGCGCGCACGAGGGCAAGGGGCTCGGGAACCAGTTCCTGACCGACCTGAACGAGGCGGACGTCCTCGTCCACATCGTCGACTTCTCGGGGAAGACCGACATCGAGGGCGAGGCGACGGAGGGCCACGACCCCCGTGACGACATCGACTTCCTGGAGAACGAACTCGATATGTGGTATCTCGACATCCTGGAGAAGGGTATCGAGCGGTACCGAAGCGGCTACCACGGCGAGGAGAAGCAGATCGAAATCGATCTCGCAGAGCAGATGAGCGCGTTCAAGACGAACAAAGACGAGATCAAGCAGATCATCCTCTCGCTGGGTCTCGACCTCGACCCCGACGAGTGGGAAGACGAGGACCGTGAGGCACTCGCCCGCGAGATCCGCAAGCGGACGAAGCCGATCATCATCGGTGCGAACAAGATGGACACGGCCGAGGCACAGGCCAACTTCGAGGAGATCACGCAGGACCCGGAGTACGAGCATCTGACGTTCGTTCCCGCGAGTGCGCACGCGGAGAAGGCACTGAAGAAGGCCGCAGACGCGGGCGTCGTCGACTACCGCCCCGGCGACGCGGACTTCGACATCGTCGGCGACATCAGCGGCGAGCAGGAGCAGGGGCTCGAGCAGATCCGGGAGTTCATGAACGAGTACGACGGCACCGGCGTGCAGGACGCGCTCGAACGTGCGTTGTTCGACGTGATGGGGGCCATCGCCATCTTCCCCGGCAGTGCCAACGGGTCGAAGGACGAGAAGGGTGTCTTCCGCGACTGTTTCATCCTGCCCGAAGGGTCGACCACCGAGGACTTCGCGTACCACCTGCACTCGGACATCGGCGACGGTCTCCTCCACGGGATGGACTGTCGCGCGAAGCGACAGATCGGGTCGAGCCACGAACTCACCCACCGCGACGTGGTCGAGATCGTCTCGACGAACTAACGAACCACGTTTTGAGAGTTTGATTCGAATACGGTATTCGGTAGTAAGCCGTTCACATTCCTTGTTGAAGAGCTATGTCTGGCGGTTGTGATTCGTGCAGGACTGTCAATCCAGACACCTAGTTAAACAGTACTGTCGTTGTTTTGGAATCTGTCTAGCAACAACCATCATTGTTCCTCGTGGTGACGTTACAGACATAGGTGTGTAATCACACACTCACGAAACGGCGTCCTCGATAGACCACCGTTCCACTGTGCGGAACGATGGTTTCGATGACGGTTCGACTATTTTCGCGTGAATGTGTGACACAACCACACGAACGTCGGATTCGTCCTCGTCTCACTCACGATAGCGTGGTTCCGGTGTCTCCGACGGCCGCGAAACGAGCGTTGACCGCTGTTCGATTCTGCGGGATGGTTTTGCCGTCTCTTCCGGTTGTTCGTCGTCGAGATTCCGGGTGAAAGTCCTGAATTCGACGATAGCGGCCGTCTCGTCAGCGGTCGGCGACTCGGCTAGCCGGCAACACTGTCCGCAGACGTTCGGGCAGACAGAACGGCTTATTGGGGCTTGATACCCCGTTTTAACGCCGTTTTCCGCCGGAAGGCCGCCAAATGTGTACCGAATTGCGTCCCGCCATGCGGAACATTTAGTAGGTGGTAGTCGAGAGACCACAGTCACGATGAACGCCCAGACGAACACCGTCTCGTCGGTAGAACGCGCCCTCGACGTGGTGGAACTGCTCCGTGAACGGGGGACCGCTCGGTTATCGAGCGTCGCTCGCGAGCTCGATCTCTCGAAGAGTACCGCACACCGCCACCTCAAGACCCTCGAGAGCCGAGGCTACGTCGTCGAGACCGACGAGGGTTACGCCCTGAGCCTCCAGTTTCTCGACCTCGGCGAGTTCACTCGAACGCGACGGCCAGCCTACCAGCTGGCGATGGAGAAGGTCGACGAGTTGGCCCACCGGACCGACGAACGTGCGCAGTTCATGGTCGAAGAGCACGGCCGCGCGGTCTACGTCTACCGGAAGACCGGCAACCACGCGGTGAAGGCGGATTCGTACCCCGGCAAGCGCGTCCCGGTCCACGCGAGCGCGGCCGGACTGGCCATCCTCTCGAAGCTCCCGCGGTCACGCGTCGAGGAGATCATCGACCAGCACGGGTTGGAGGCACTGACGCCACAGACCATCACCGACCGCGATACGCTCTTCGCCGAACTCGACACGGTCCGTGAGCGCGGCTACAGCATCAACGACCAGGGAACGATCGAGGGGCTGCGCGCGATCGGCGCGCCCGTCACCGACGCCGACGGCGAGGTTATCGGCGGGTTGAGCATCTCCGGTCCCATCAATCGGATGCGTGGCGAGCGGTTCGAGGAGGAGTTCCCCTCGCTCCTGCTCGGGGCGACGAACGAACTCGAACTCAATATCGCCTACCAGTAGGTCTCTCTCGGCCATTATCGTCATTTCACGACCTTGCTCGCCCCGACGACAGTGGCTGGTGGGCACCGCCACCGAGGGGCGAACGGTTAAGTCCCTGCCTTGGGACAGTCGGGTGTATGCTTGACGGCTATGAGATGCACGATTTGACCCAACCGTGGTCACAGGACACGCCCGCGTGGCCGACGTACGACAACCCGAAAGTCTGGTACGAAAAGAGCCTCGACACCGAGAAGGTCAACGGCCAGAAGATCGAGTTCATGAACCACACGGGGACGCACCTCGACGGCGAGAAACACTTCGTCGGCAACGGCCGCGACATCGCGGATATGCCGCTGGACGAACTCGTCGGCGACGCCGTCGTCGCGGACATCTCCGACATGGTCGGCGACTACGACGTCTACACCAGCGAGATGATCGAGGAGGTCTGTGACGTCCAGGAGGGCGACATCCTGTTCATCCACACCGGCTACCAGAAGTACGCCTACCACCGCGAGGAGGCCGACCCCCACGCGTTCTTCTGCAAGCACCCCGGCCCGAACATGGAGTTCGCCGAGTGGTGCCGCGACATGAACCTCAACTACCTCATGCTCGACTGCGGGAGCGCGGACCACCCGATGAACACCATCGTCCGCGACGTGCGCCCCGAGCTCGCCGAGGAGGCCTGCGAGAAGCTCGGCGTCGACGACCTCGACGAGATCTTCCCGCCGGAGGGCTACCAGCTGATGCACACCGAACTCTTCCCGGAGGGCATCGTCCACGTCGAGAACGCCCAGGTTCCCGAGGAACTGCTCAACGAGCGGTGTCAGATCGGGACCTTCCCGTGGCGTTTCGAGGGCGGCGAGTCCTCGGTCTGTCGCTGTGTCGCGTTCACCGAAGCCTAACTCACGACCCCGACATCCTCTCCTTTCTCTCAGCCACGTAGAGACCCGTCTCCGCGCGAAGCTTTATCTGGGAACTCGCGAAACGCCGTGGCATGACCCCAACGAAAGCCGTCGTCCTCGACGAGTGGGGCGGCGAACTGACGACCGACCGTCTCGACGTACCCGACCCCGGCCCTGGCGAAGCACTCGTCGACGTCCGCGCCTGCGGTGTCACCCGGACTATCGAGAACGCGATACAGGGCGGGCTCTCCGACGATCCCGCGTTCACGCCGCGTGTCCCCGGCCACGAGTTCGCGGGCGTCGTCGAGGACGTCGGCCCCGGTGTCGAGACCGTCGACCCCGGCGACCGCGTCGTCTGCTACTTCTATCTCACCTGCGGCAGCTGCGACAACTGCCGCCGCGGCGACACCGCCCGGTGTACCGACTTCGGCGGCTGGCTGGGCGTCCAGCGCGACGGTGCCTACGCCGAGCGGACGGTCGTCCCCGCCGCGAACCTCCTGCCCCTGCCCGACGGGGCGACCTTCGAGATGGGCGCAGTCGCGGCCGATGGACTGGCGACGCCGCTGCACGTCTGCGAGCGCGCGGCCGTCGACGACACCGACACCGTCCTCGTCGTCGGCGCGGCGGGTCGGGTCGGTATCCACCTCTCACAGCTCGCGGCACTGCGCGGTGCCCGCGTGCTCGCGGCCGACGTCGACGCCGACCGGCTGGCCCACGTCGACAGCGTGACACCCGATGCGGTGATGCCAATCGACGCCCGCGGCGACGATGTCGCCGAGCGACTCCGTGCGACCACAGACGGCGACGGCCCCTCTGTCGTCGTCGACACCGTCGGCGACACCGACACGCTCGCGGCGGCCTGGGACGTGCTGGCGATGGGCGGACAGATAGTCTCGCTGACGACTCACCACGACCGCGCGTTCGCCCCGCCGATGAAGGAGTTCGTCGTCAAGGAGGCCTCGTTCCTCGGCTCGCGCTACGCGACGAAGGACCAGGTCGTCCGTGCGGCTCGTCTGCTGGCCGACGGCCGCGTCGACCCCGTCGTCACCGAGCGCGTCGGTCTCGACGAAGTGCCGACGCTCCACGAGCGGATTCGCTCCGGCGAACACCACGGGATGGCGATTCTCGAACCCTAGCTCACTCGGGCCAACAATTTTCTCGCGGCACGCGGTACGGGAGCTATGCACGACCACGACGACATGCTCGCCCGCGAGACGGCGGTCGACCGCGTGCTCGCTCTCCGCGAGGAGTTCCTCCCCACACGACCCACCGAACGCGTCCCGCTCGACGCCATCGGCGGTCGCGTCCTCGCCGAGTCTATCATCGCCGACAGCGACGCGCCGGCGCACAGCCACGCGAC is a window from the Halogranum gelatinilyticum genome containing:
- a CDS encoding cyclase family protein; this encodes MLDGYEMHDLTQPWSQDTPAWPTYDNPKVWYEKSLDTEKVNGQKIEFMNHTGTHLDGEKHFVGNGRDIADMPLDELVGDAVVADISDMVGDYDVYTSEMIEEVCDVQEGDILFIHTGYQKYAYHREEADPHAFFCKHPGPNMEFAEWCRDMNLNYLMLDCGSADHPMNTIVRDVRPELAEEACEKLGVDDLDEIFPPEGYQLMHTELFPEGIVHVENAQVPEELLNERCQIGTFPWRFEGGESSVCRCVAFTEA
- a CDS encoding IclR family transcriptional regulator; this translates as MNAQTNTVSSVERALDVVELLRERGTARLSSVARELDLSKSTAHRHLKTLESRGYVVETDEGYALSLQFLDLGEFTRTRRPAYQLAMEKVDELAHRTDERAQFMVEEHGRAVYVYRKTGNHAVKADSYPGKRVPVHASAAGLAILSKLPRSRVEEIIDQHGLEALTPQTITDRDTLFAELDTVRERGYSINDQGTIEGLRAIGAPVTDADGEVIGGLSISGPINRMRGERFEEEFPSLLLGATNELELNIAYQ
- a CDS encoding alcohol dehydrogenase catalytic domain-containing protein; the protein is MTPTKAVVLDEWGGELTTDRLDVPDPGPGEALVDVRACGVTRTIENAIQGGLSDDPAFTPRVPGHEFAGVVEDVGPGVETVDPGDRVVCYFYLTCGSCDNCRRGDTARCTDFGGWLGVQRDGAYAERTVVPAANLLPLPDGATFEMGAVAADGLATPLHVCERAAVDDTDTVLVVGAAGRVGIHLSQLAALRGARVLAADVDADRLAHVDSVTPDAVMPIDARGDDVAERLRATTDGDGPSVVVDTVGDTDTLAAAWDVLAMGGQIVSLTTHHDRAFAPPMKEFVVKEASFLGSRYATKDQVVRAARLLADGRVDPVVTERVGLDEVPTLHERIRSGEHHGMAILEP
- a CDS encoding redox-regulated ATPase YchF, with amino-acid sequence MSYKIGLVGKPSVGKSSFFNAATMNDVPEGAYPFTTIDPSIGEAYVRVECAAPDFEESCTPSVGYCDHGMRFVPVKLVDVAGLIPGAHEGKGLGNQFLTDLNEADVLVHIVDFSGKTDIEGEATEGHDPRDDIDFLENELDMWYLDILEKGIERYRSGYHGEEKQIEIDLAEQMSAFKTNKDEIKQIILSLGLDLDPDEWEDEDREALAREIRKRTKPIIIGANKMDTAEAQANFEEITQDPEYEHLTFVPASAHAEKALKKAADAGVVDYRPGDADFDIVGDISGEQEQGLEQIREFMNEYDGTGVQDALERALFDVMGAIAIFPGSANGSKDEKGVFRDCFILPEGSTTEDFAYHLHSDIGDGLLHGMDCRAKRQIGSSHELTHRDVVEIVSTN